In the genome of Jeotgalibacillus haloalkalitolerans, one region contains:
- a CDS encoding NUDIX hydrolase, translating to MGYIENIRAKIGHDPVNLVGVAVLAFNESGNILLQKRPDDVWGLPGGLIELGESTEDAARREVKEETGIEIGRLELVTVLSGEDYHVKLPNGDEFFAVTVVYYTKDVTGELKADGIETIETDFFPLNELPEGTSPRIRKMLRDSADQLSDFGEKQN from the coding sequence ATGGGTTACATAGAGAATATAAGAGCAAAAATCGGTCACGACCCGGTAAATCTTGTTGGTGTGGCAGTGCTGGCTTTTAACGAATCAGGCAATATTCTCCTGCAAAAAAGACCGGATGACGTGTGGGGGCTTCCGGGTGGATTAATTGAACTTGGAGAATCTACTGAGGATGCTGCGAGAAGGGAAGTAAAAGAAGAGACAGGTATTGAGATAGGCAGGCTTGAGCTTGTAACGGTGTTATCCGGAGAGGACTACCACGTAAAGCTGCCAAATGGTGATGAATTTTTTGCAGTCACAGTTGTGTATTATACAAAAGATGTGACTGGAGAGCTGAAAGCTGATGGGATTGAAACAATCGAGACTGACTTTTTCCCGCTGAATGAACTGCCTGAAGGAACGAGTCCGAGAATCAGAAAGATGCTGAGAGATTCGGCAGACCAATTATCGGATTTTGGGGAGAAGCAAAATTAA